The Penicillium oxalicum strain HP7-1 chromosome VI, whole genome shotgun sequence genome window below encodes:
- a CDS encoding Transcription factor of morphogenesis MCM1: MADMAPVDEKLSPNQHDDLQQPGNGTDARGTKRNRMSAEDDDDDDDKPGRERRKIEIKFIQDKSRRHITFSKRKAGIMKKAYELSVLTGTQVLLLVVSETGLVYTFTTPKLQPLVTKPEGKNLIQACLNAPDPTTNENGVDAPDVPAETPEDVGHNVNAPQQNMPRPGMHPGYMTNEQQQQMAYYQNLQQQQQATGQYPGMPVGNRMPPQHQPTA, translated from the exons atggccgacaTGGCCCCCGTCGACGAGAAACTCTCGCCCAACCAGCACGATGACCTGCAGCAGCCGGGCAACGGCACCGATGCCCGTGGGACCAAGCGCAACCGCATGAGtgccgaagacgacgatgatgatgacgacaaGCCTGGACGGGAGCGTCGTAAGATCGAGATCAAGTTCATCCAGGATAAGTCGCGTCGTCACATTACCTTTTCCAAGCGCAAGGCTGGTATTATGAAGAAG GCCTATGAGTTGTCCGTTCTCACCGGAACTCAGGTTCTCCTGCTTGTTGTTTCGGAGACTGGTCTCGTCTATACTTTCACCACCCCTAAGCTGCAGCCCCTCGTCACCAAGCCTGAAGGCAAGAACCTCATCCAG GCATGTCTGAATGCTCCTGATCCCACTACCAATGAAAATGGCGTCGACGCCCCCGATGTCCCCGCGGAGACACCCGAGGATGTTGGCCACAACGTAAATGCGCCGCAACAAAACATGCCTCGCCCTGGCATGCACCCCGGCTACATGACGaacgagcagcagcagcagatggCCTACTACCAAAACCttcagcagcaacagcaggcTACGGGTCAATACCCTGGCATGCCCGTGGGCAACCGTATGCCCCCCCAGCATCAACCCACGGCGTAA